The genomic window CAGTATGATGCAAAGAATAGGTTCACTACTATTCTGTGGGAATAGTAAGTGTATCCCAGGTACACCAGGTACTAGCCAATATGAGTGTGTCTGCTAAGGGTCAGTGTCTACGTTAGTGTTACAGTGGCAAAGGAGCCTTCCAGTGGACCTGGAAGGAAGTGTCAAACGCAGGTGATGTCCAGCTAAGTGTCTATGTCCGCAGCCTTCACTATAGGGTGAGGGTCAGGGACTGATAGAGACTCCAGACAgatgcaccccaccccccactcaaCCACTGCAGTGACCCAACAGCTCGAGGATGTGCAGGCCCGCCCTCTGCACCCACCTCGCCGCCTCCTTGATGGAGAACTCGACAAGCTGTATCTTGACTTCCAGAGGGCCTTGCACTTCTTCAAGGATCTTGAACAGCCTTCCATAttctgaagagaagagaagaatacTTCAGTATTTCtttcaaacaaaatagaaatggatgtGGGTGGAACTGTGTGTTCCTCAGTGATATGCTTTCTGGTCAAGAATGTCAATGGGTGGGTATGTGGTTCTAAATGCCTATGCAGAAACTAATATGATTCTTATGAGCAGTAACCAGGTAGCATTGCAGATGAAAGATGGAGTCTCCTGAGATGCTTTAGTTTGAGTAAAAAGTGACTGTGCTAGATTATATAGAAATCCTTGCTTGTGGCAAAGGCCCTCTCTCTTTGGGGCCAGTTTCAGGTTATTCTACTCAAAGAACAGGAGACATCTGCTTTTCTTCTGTTACTAACCACTCTGAGCACTTACGCCGTCCAAAGCGTCGAATTTCTGTCATCAGGgcacattttatttcataattgGTCAAATTTGGTCTCAGTGAGGACACACAGGGCTGAGCTGATGAAGACATTGCTGGAGCCTTGGCATCTCCTGCCACAGGCGTACGCTGCTTTGGAGCACAGTTTTGTATGTAGACTTTAGGATCACCTTCTGCCATCCCCACTTGTGACTTCTGTCTGACCATAGCACCTGGAAGGCAAAGCAGCTGAGCTGTGACACAGGTGAGCTCCGGGGCTCCACACGGGCGCCCTTTTGCTCTTCAAGGTCTAAAATTATTTCAGAGAAAGACAGTACACAAGAGAGAAATCTCAGTCCTGACAAACTGACCCCAGGACACAGCATACAAAACCAACACCTCCTACCTTGTAGCTTCATGACCATATGCACAAATTAGTTGAACaggacaaagaagaaacaacattGATAGCTTAGTGTCATCTTGATATACTTTCCAAGTCTAAAGGCTGACAGTGTCACAAGGTATCCAAATATAAGGAACATGCCTTCACTAAAACTAAGAATCTATGAGACTACTAATCTTTCACCTTTGTTCTAAGGTGAATACTGTTCCCTCTGTTTGACACTTTTGTGTCATTTACTCATGCTCTGTTGTGACCAGCATCTGCCAGGTGCTAGGGATCAAGATAAAGCATGGAAGACAGGAGCTGCCCCGCCCCTACGGAATTATGATGGTGTGGAAACATCAGAGAGGAATCACACACTGGGGTTCTCCTATTGGCAAAGAAGTCAGCAGACTTGTGAGAGAAAGCAGCAGACGGTGCTCACAGGGCCACCAACTTGGCCTCTGAGGTGTCCTCTGAGCAaaacagaggaggagacagaggcagcctgTGTAGATGTGAAGGGGGGGAAGGGAACATAGGATTTGTGTAGTAAACAATAGACACAGAGTATGATGGAGACCACTGGGACCCACATAATTGTCAGTTGATGGGAGCAGGTGATGCAGAGCCTGATGAACCACGCACAAAAGTTGGGTTGCATCTTGCATGCTTGGGAACACaggatgggtttgtttgtttgtttgttttttttcagcaTGAATGTGGCCAACTCTACCTACTGATATCCTTACCGTGGCTGCTACCTACTGATATCCTTCCCGTGGCTGCTACCTACTGATATCCTTCCCGTGGCTGCTACCTACTGATATCCTTACCATGGCTGCTACCTACTGATATCCTTACCGTGGCTGCTACCTACTGATATCCTTACCGTGGCTGCTACCTACTGATATCCTTACCGTGGCTGCTACCTACTGATATCCTTCCCGTGGCTGCTACCTACTGATATCCTTCCCGTGGCTGCTACCTACTGATATCCTTCCCGTGGCTGCTACCTACTGATATCCTTACCGTGGCTGCTACCTACTGATATCCTTCCCGTGGCTGCTACCTACTGATATCCTTACCGTGGCTGCTACCTACTGATATCCTTACCGTGGCTGCGGGGTGAGAGAGACTGTTAGGAAGTGGGTGCAGATGGAAAGGAGACTGAGTGGGTCAACACTTACTTTTCTGCTCTGTGGGAATTAAATTATGGCAAGAGTGAACAAGCATGAAAGATTTCAATGACTTGATTTGGAAAGTATTACGTGATTAAGACTTGACTATTTGtgcttattgtcttgcttgttcctcattgtaccgCTCGCccttaatacctgcatgtaattaaaatggcataaaaggggattggaaaaaaaataaacccacctcagtctcagaattgactggagTCAtgctacaaagaaagaaagaaagaaagaaagaaagaaagaaagaaagaaagaaagaaagaaagaaagaaagaaagaaagaaagaaggaaaagagggaaggagggagggaggggggaggagggagggaaggagggagggaggaagaaaggaaataaggaaagaaaggaagaaaataaagagggaagaaggaaggaaggaaagaaaggaaggaaggaaggaaagaaagaaagaaagaaagaaagaaagaaagaaagaaagaaagaaagaaagaaagaaagaaagaaagaaagaaaggagggagggaaagagggaaggagggagggaggaaggagggaaggagggaaggagggaagaaggaaggaaggaaggaaggaaggaaggaaggaaggaaggaaggaaggaagaaaataaataggaaggaaggaagtggcaAGGATTAACCAATGAGAAGAAAATGGGCATCCCAGGCAGTTGGGACTGAGGAGATGAGTCCATGGCTAAGAATACTGCCTACCCTCCCAGAAGATATGGGTTCGAGTCCCTGCATTCACAAGGCAGTCCACAATCAGCagaaactccagtcccagggaatcccaTGCCTTCTGTGAGCAACCAGCACACAAGTGGTGCATAGATAAACACGCAGAtaagacacaacacacacaccacacaacacacacacacacacacacacacacacacacactaaaataagaAATCTCAGAAAGCTGTAGTGAATAAAGTTAGCCGTGTAGAGCAGGGGCTGCTCCTGAGAAGGGAATTCCAGTGTCAGTGCAGACCTGGTCTGCAGAGCTCTTGCAGAGCTGATGACACAGAAGATAGGAATCCAGACTGCATTCTATc from Apodemus sylvaticus chromosome X, mApoSyl1.1, whole genome shotgun sequence includes these protein-coding regions:
- the Mmgt1 gene encoding ER membrane protein complex subunit 5 isoform X3 translates to MVRQKSQVGMAEGDPKVYIQNCAPKQRTPVAGDAKAPAMSSSAQPCVSSLRPNLTNYEIKCALMTEIRRFGRQYGRLFKILEEVQGPLEVKIQLVEFSIKEAARFKRRHLIQYLEKILEKLKSERSLNNNE